In one window of Brenneria goodwinii DNA:
- a CDS encoding MFS transporter — protein MNDNKMTPGELRATWGLGTVFSLRMLGMFMVLPVLTTYGMALQGASESLIGIAIGIYGLMQAVFQIPFGLMSDRVGRKPLIVGGLLIFTLGSVIAALSDSIWGIILGRALQGSGAISAAVMALLSDLTREQNRTKAMAFIGVSFGVTFAIAMVVGPIVTHAFGLQALFWGIAALALVGIVITLTMIPAAPSHVLNRESAIVRGGFRKVLANSRLLKLNFGIMSLHILLMSSFVALPRVMEQAGLAPQDHWKVYLVTMLVSFAGVVPFIIYAELKRRMIRVFIACILILIVAELVLWSAENQLWRIIFGIQLFFLAFNVMEALLPSLISKESPAGYKGTAMGVYSTTQFLGVAIGGSLGGGLFDLYGTAAVFAVGAGIAALWLLVGFTMQEPPYLSSLRITLSDLALKNGDLEQKMRAQPGVAEVIIVPDEYSAYVKIDNQQISRQQLELLVSQA, from the coding sequence ATGAACGACAATAAAATGACCCCGGGCGAGCTACGCGCAACCTGGGGCTTAGGGACGGTATTTTCGCTGCGCATGCTTGGCATGTTTATGGTACTCCCCGTTCTCACCACCTACGGCATGGCGCTACAGGGCGCCAGCGAATCGCTTATCGGCATTGCCATCGGTATTTACGGCCTGATGCAGGCGGTTTTTCAGATCCCCTTCGGGCTGATGTCAGACCGTGTCGGCCGCAAGCCGTTGATCGTCGGCGGCCTGCTGATCTTCACCTTAGGCAGCGTGATTGCCGCCCTCAGCGACTCTATCTGGGGAATTATTCTTGGCCGGGCGCTACAGGGTTCCGGCGCGATTTCCGCCGCCGTGATGGCGCTGCTGTCCGATCTTACCCGCGAACAGAATCGTACCAAAGCGATGGCGTTTATTGGCGTCAGCTTCGGCGTCACCTTCGCCATCGCCATGGTAGTCGGCCCCATTGTTACCCATGCTTTTGGCCTGCAGGCTTTATTCTGGGGCATCGCCGCTCTGGCGCTGGTGGGCATCGTGATTACCTTAACCATGATTCCGGCGGCGCCGTCTCATGTATTGAACCGGGAGTCGGCGATTGTGCGCGGCGGCTTTCGCAAGGTTTTAGCCAATAGCCGCCTGTTGAAGCTAAACTTCGGCATCATGAGTTTGCATATTCTGTTGATGTCGAGCTTCGTGGCGTTGCCAAGAGTCATGGAACAGGCCGGGCTGGCGCCGCAGGACCACTGGAAAGTCTATCTGGTCACCATGCTGGTTTCATTCGCCGGCGTGGTTCCGTTCATTATTTATGCTGAATTGAAACGACGGATGATCCGGGTATTCATCGCCTGTATCCTGATCCTGATCGTCGCAGAACTGGTGTTGTGGTCGGCCGAAAACCAACTCTGGCGCATTATCTTCGGCATTCAGCTGTTCTTTCTCGCCTTTAATGTGATGGAAGCGCTTTTGCCGTCGTTAATCAGTAAAGAGTCTCCCGCCGGATACAAAGGAACCGCCATGGGCGTTTATTCCACGACGCAGTTTCTCGGTGTCGCTATCGGCGGCAGTCTGGGCGGCGGCCTGTTCGATCTGTACGGTACGGCGGCGGTCTTCGCCGTTGGCGCGGGAATCGCCGCGCTGTGGCTGCTTGTCGGCTTCACGATGCAGGAACCGCCATACCTCAGCAGCCTGAGAATCACGCTTTCCGATTTAGCCTTAAAGAACGGCGATCTCGAACAAAAGATGCGTGCCCAGCCGGGCGTTGCCGAAGTCATCATCGTGCCGGATGAGTACAGCGCCTACGTCAAGATCGATAACCAGCAAATCAGCCGGCAGCAGTTAGAATTGTTGGTC